One Halolamina litorea genomic window carries:
- a CDS encoding BtpA/SgcQ family protein — translation MELEARFGRSQPIVGMVHLDPLPGAPKFDGDRDAVIEHARADARALEAGGVDAIMVENFGDVPFYPDDVPKHVVASMTAAAGAVVDEVDLPVGVNVLRNDAAADLAVAQAVGAEFIRVNIHTGARVADQGIIQGKAYETMRERERLGADVAVFADHDVKHSAPIAAEDFTAESFADNVERGLADATVVSGMGTGHAVDREELQQASDRREEFGLDVPLFVGSGVTPDTVGDILSVADGVIVGTALKSGPESGDPVSEERTRELVAAADEVREN, via the coding sequence ATGGAACTCGAAGCCAGGTTCGGCCGTAGTCAGCCGATCGTCGGGATGGTCCACCTCGACCCGCTACCGGGCGCACCGAAGTTCGACGGCGACCGCGACGCCGTGATCGAGCACGCCCGCGCCGACGCTCGCGCGCTGGAAGCCGGCGGCGTCGACGCGATCATGGTCGAGAACTTCGGTGACGTGCCGTTCTACCCCGACGACGTACCCAAACACGTCGTCGCCTCGATGACGGCGGCGGCGGGCGCCGTCGTCGACGAGGTCGACCTGCCGGTCGGCGTGAACGTCCTCCGAAACGACGCTGCCGCCGATCTGGCGGTGGCACAGGCCGTCGGCGCGGAGTTCATCCGGGTCAACATCCACACCGGCGCCCGGGTGGCCGACCAGGGCATCATCCAAGGCAAGGCCTACGAGACGATGCGCGAGCGCGAGCGCCTCGGGGCCGACGTGGCGGTGTTCGCCGACCACGACGTGAAGCACTCGGCGCCGATCGCCGCCGAGGACTTCACCGCCGAATCGTTCGCCGATAACGTCGAGCGCGGGCTCGCCGACGCGACCGTCGTCTCGGGGATGGGCACCGGTCACGCCGTCGACCGCGAGGAGCTCCAGCAGGCCTCGGACCGGCGCGAGGAGTTCGGGCTGGACGTGCCGCTGTTCGTCGGGAGTGGCGTTACCCCCGACACGGTCGGGGACATCCTCTCGGTCGCCGACGGCGTCATCGTCGGCACCGCGCTGAAGTCCGGACCGGAGTCCGGCGACCCCGTAAGCGAGGAGCGAACCCGGGAGCTCGTCGCCGCCGCCGACGAAGTCCGGGAGAACTGA
- a CDS encoding alpha/beta hydrolase translates to MTDGPTVGGDGPHAGQPIKTAGAPKEAADAALVLLHGRGARPGSVLDMADELGRSGVAHIAPEAYHNTWYPNSFMADRGANQPHLDSALRAVDDAVELAREAGIPDERIVVTGFSQGACLASEYVYRNPQRYGGLAALSGGLIGADGTEWPDAAEEDFDGMPALFGCSDEDPHIPESRVHESADAYERRGADVSKRLYEGMGHRINEDEMDWLRDTLDGLLK, encoded by the coding sequence ATGACTGACGGCCCGACGGTGGGCGGCGACGGCCCCCACGCCGGTCAGCCGATCAAGACCGCCGGCGCGCCGAAGGAGGCCGCCGACGCGGCGCTCGTGTTGCTCCACGGCCGCGGCGCCCGACCGGGGAGCGTGCTCGACATGGCCGACGAACTCGGCCGCTCCGGCGTGGCACACATCGCGCCGGAAGCGTACCACAACACTTGGTACCCGAACTCCTTCATGGCCGACCGCGGGGCCAACCAGCCCCACCTCGACTCGGCGCTCCGGGCCGTCGACGACGCGGTCGAACTGGCCCGTGAAGCCGGCATTCCCGACGAACGGATCGTCGTCACCGGCTTCTCGCAGGGGGCCTGCCTCGCCAGCGAGTACGTCTACCGAAACCCGCAGCGGTACGGGGGGCTCGCCGCACTCAGCGGCGGCCTCATCGGCGCCGATGGGACCGAGTGGCCCGACGCCGCCGAAGAGGACTTCGACGGGATGCCGGCCCTGTTCGGCTGCTCCGACGAGGACCCGCACATTCCGGAAAGCCGAGTCCACGAGTCCGCCGACGCCTACGAGCGCCGCGGCGCCGACGTGAGCAAGCGGCTCTACGAAGGGATGGGCCACCGCATCAACGAGGACGAGATGGACTGGCTGCGGGACACCCTCGACGGACTGCTTAAGTAG